The uncultured Methanomethylovorans sp. genome contains a region encoding:
- a CDS encoding phenylacetate--CoA ligase, with protein sequence MIEYWNPLIERMPIEELNKLQEDKLKSIIRYVYQHSEFYRKRFDEAGVKTEDIKILADITKLPFTYKKDLRDNYPTGMFCVPNEQLVRFHVSSGTTGKPTVVGYTKNDIHEWATSLARAMTSIGVGRGDIIQVSYGYGLFTGGLGLHYGAEEVGCTVLPTSSGNTEKQIELMQDLGTTTIACTPSYFLFMTEVARSMGISIKDNTKLKIGIFGAEPWSQQMRARIEEITGIKAYDVFGTSELSGPLFTECTYQDGIHIWADQFLIEVIDPETGEALPDGERGELVITTLAKEALPLIRYRIGDNTVLNKEPCKCGRTHPRIMRILGRVDDMLIIRGINVFPGQIEAVLMNIPEVGEHFQIIVDRVNELDVMTLQIEMTDAAFSDKVNDIIKLEDKVASALHKVLNLAVKVELVEHGSLPRSMGKSQKVIDNRKI encoded by the coding sequence ATGATCGAATACTGGAATCCTCTTATCGAAAGAATGCCCATTGAGGAGCTAAATAAATTACAGGAAGACAAACTGAAAAGTATAATCAGATATGTATACCAGCATTCTGAATTTTACAGAAAGAGGTTTGATGAAGCGGGAGTCAAAACCGAAGACATCAAAATTCTTGCAGATATAACCAAATTGCCCTTTACATATAAAAAAGACCTGAGGGACAATTATCCAACCGGGATGTTCTGCGTACCCAACGAGCAACTTGTACGTTTCCATGTATCCTCTGGAACAACAGGAAAACCCACTGTAGTGGGCTACACAAAAAATGATATTCATGAATGGGCAACGTCACTTGCAAGAGCCATGACATCCATAGGTGTAGGCCGTGGAGATATAATTCAGGTAAGTTATGGTTATGGCCTTTTCACCGGAGGACTGGGTCTACATTATGGTGCTGAAGAAGTAGGCTGCACAGTATTACCCACAAGTTCAGGCAACACAGAAAAGCAGATAGAACTTATGCAAGACCTGGGCACCACGACCATAGCATGTACACCATCTTATTTCCTCTTCATGACAGAAGTAGCAAGAAGCATGGGGATAAGCATCAAAGATAACACTAAGCTCAAGATCGGTATATTTGGAGCCGAGCCATGGTCACAGCAGATGCGTGCCAGAATAGAAGAGATCACGGGAATAAAAGCATACGATGTATTCGGAACTTCAGAACTAAGTGGCCCTCTTTTCACAGAATGTACGTATCAGGATGGCATCCACATCTGGGCAGACCAGTTTTTGATAGAAGTAATTGACCCGGAAACTGGAGAGGCATTACCTGATGGGGAACGAGGAGAATTGGTCATTACAACTCTTGCCAAGGAAGCACTACCACTCATAAGATACCGCATAGGTGACAACACAGTGCTCAACAAGGAACCTTGTAAATGTGGCAGGACACATCCACGCATCATGCGCATACTTGGCCGTGTGGATGACATGCTTATCATTAGGGGTATCAATGTTTTCCCTGGACAGATAGAGGCTGTTCTCATGAACATTCCCGAAGTAGGAGAACACTTCCAAATAATAGTGGATAGAGTTAACGAGCTTGATGTGATGACCCTGCAGATAGAAATGACAGATGCTGCCTTTAGCGACAAGGTGAATGATATAATAAAGTTAGAAGATAAAGTGGCTTCAGCTTTGCACAAAGTATTGAACCTGGCCGTGAAAGTAGAGCTTGTAGAACATGGAAGTCTTCCAAGATCTATGGGAAAATCCCAAAAGGTCATAGACAACAGGAAAATATAA
- a CDS encoding prefoldin subunit beta: MSTQIPPQIQNQIAQLQQVQQQAQSLAIQKSQMETLQKESELALEEVEKLPEDAIIYRTVGELQIKSEKQEIVSKLKEKIETLSLRLQSISRQEERISKRFTQLQEQLQQAMGQQAQ, encoded by the coding sequence ATGAGTACACAAATACCCCCTCAAATACAGAACCAAATTGCTCAGTTGCAACAGGTTCAACAGCAAGCACAATCACTTGCGATTCAGAAATCCCAAATGGAAACACTTCAGAAGGAGTCTGAGCTTGCCCTTGAAGAAGTTGAAAAGCTCCCAGAGGATGCAATCATATACAGAACAGTAGGCGAGCTGCAGATAAAATCTGAAAAGCAGGAGATTGTTTCCAAGCTTAAAGAGAAAATCGAAACATTATCCTTAAGGCTTCAGTCAATCTCAAGACAGGAAGAACGCATTTCAAAACGTTTTACTCAACTGCAGGAACAACTACAGCAGGCAATGGGTCAGCAGGCACAGTAA
- a CDS encoding KEOPS complex subunit Pcc1, with amino-acid sequence MEATAESVFGTDKALLIYRALLPEIETTVTERSEIHMQVLKDRLILKVIAADLVSLRSTMNTWLRLIQVAYEVLEHTSRELRSN; translated from the coding sequence ATGGAAGCAACTGCAGAATCGGTTTTTGGGACAGACAAAGCACTTCTAATTTATAGAGCCTTGTTACCGGAGATTGAAACTACGGTCACCGAGAGATCAGAGATACATATGCAAGTATTAAAAGACCGACTTATTTTGAAAGTGATTGCAGCAGATCTTGTTTCCTTGCGTTCTACAATGAATACATGGTTACGCCTGATACAAGTAGCATACGAAGTGCTGGAGCATACTAGCAGAGAACTGCGCTCCAATTAG
- the rrp41 gene encoding exosome complex exonuclease Rrp41, which translates to MANKPEKFIDENGLRLDGRAVDEIRPMTIEIGVLSRADGSCYLEWGKNKILAAVYGPRELHPRRMQKPDEAIVRYRYNMAAFSVEDRARPGPSRRSIEISKVSRDAFAPIVMTKYYPSAVIDVFAEVLQADAGTRTAAINAASIALADAGIPMKGLISACAVGKVDGQLVLDLNKDEDNYGDADLPIAMTQDGEISLLQMDGNLTKEEFKKALEMATEGCRQILEIQKEALKKKFASREEVVESLVEVDDIKLEEIQDEIEIIEEDLEACDFEEEEEEEGIEVIVVKTDVSEPADETSEDEFTEFTDNEDSEIDETEDSEEEKAGEKI; encoded by the coding sequence ATGGCTAATAAACCTGAGAAGTTCATTGATGAGAACGGCCTGCGCCTGGACGGACGGGCAGTTGATGAGATCAGGCCCATGACCATCGAAATAGGTGTCTTATCAAGGGCTGACGGTTCATGTTATCTGGAGTGGGGAAAGAACAAGATACTAGCAGCAGTATATGGTCCAAGAGAACTGCACCCCCGCAGGATGCAGAAACCCGATGAAGCAATTGTAAGATACAGATATAATATGGCAGCTTTTTCTGTAGAAGACAGAGCAAGACCTGGACCAAGCAGAAGGAGTATTGAGATCTCAAAAGTGAGTAGAGATGCTTTTGCACCTATTGTCATGACAAAATATTACCCAAGCGCAGTCATAGACGTGTTTGCAGAAGTGCTCCAGGCAGATGCAGGTACACGGACAGCAGCAATTAATGCTGCATCCATTGCCCTTGCAGATGCAGGAATCCCAATGAAAGGGCTCATATCAGCATGCGCTGTAGGAAAAGTAGATGGCCAGCTTGTATTGGATCTTAACAAGGATGAAGACAATTATGGAGATGCAGACCTTCCTATTGCCATGACCCAAGATGGAGAGATATCACTTCTTCAGATGGATGGAAATCTCACAAAGGAAGAATTCAAAAAGGCATTAGAAATGGCAACAGAAGGCTGTAGGCAAATTCTTGAGATACAGAAAGAAGCCCTGAAAAAGAAATTTGCATCCCGTGAAGAAGTTGTAGAAAGCCTGGTAGAAGTCGATGATATAAAGCTAGAGGAAATACAAGATGAAATAGAGATAATTGAAGAAGACCTGGAAGCATGCGATTTTGAAGAAGAAGAAGAAGAAGAAGGTATTGAAGTAATTGTAGTCAAAACCGACGTATCTGAACCTGCTGATGAGACCTCTGAAGATGAATTCACAGAGTTCACTGACAATGAAGACTCTGAAATAGATGAAACAGAGGATTCTGAAGAAGAGAAGGCAGGTGAAAAAATATGA
- a CDS encoding ACT domain-containing protein has protein sequence MENKIIKQISLFSENKPGRLANIADKFRDTGVNIRAFTIAEAGDFGIIRMVVDNPELAHEVLHETGFTVSETNVLGVEMEDVPGGLAKIADVLGKENINIDYAYAFVTKTEKALLILRVNDIIAALNVLERNGIKLLDMKEIQDI, from the coding sequence ATGGAAAACAAGATAATAAAGCAGATCTCACTGTTTTCAGAAAACAAGCCTGGAAGGCTTGCAAACATCGCAGATAAGTTCAGGGATACTGGAGTGAACATCCGGGCTTTCACCATAGCTGAGGCAGGCGACTTTGGGATTATAAGAATGGTCGTAGATAATCCAGAACTAGCCCATGAAGTGTTGCATGAGACTGGTTTCACGGTCTCTGAGACAAATGTGCTGGGCGTGGAAATGGAAGATGTACCTGGAGGTCTAGCAAAGATAGCTGATGTATTGGGCAAAGAGAACATTAATATAGACTATGCCTACGCATTTGTCACAAAGACTGAAAAAGCACTGCTTATCCTGAGAGTCAATGATATAATAGCTGCCCTTAATGTCCTGGAAAGGAACGGTATAAAACTATTAGACATGAAAGAAATACAGGATATTTAA
- a CDS encoding DNA-directed RNA polymerase subunit P, which produces MGYKCTRCKKVVEINYRALGIRCDYCGHRILVKERPTSIKKIKAE; this is translated from the coding sequence ATGGGATACAAGTGTACGCGTTGCAAAAAAGTGGTAGAGATAAATTATAGGGCCTTGGGTATACGCTGTGACTATTGTGGTCACCGTATACTTGTTAAAGAGAGACCCACCTCTATCAAGAAAATAAAGGCTGAGTAA
- a CDS encoding methanogenesis marker 12 protein, giving the protein MIYVGVDHGTTAMRFAALFEGTHEPAKLEILRTDAAVQSEEEIINTLEEKFGVRREEISLIAVTYSMGDRITAIEDIRKVEHRGVQSIEGAGQKTGGGSRVFDAIQNSGIPAVVIPGIHEDSATDPRMNIFSHSTSPEKIGIAYHAFCKGFQDFVLSDISSNTVTLGVAKGRIIGAIDACIFAPGLRHGPLDVRAIRDVDLGKKSANEAFTNTGVLKRAGYADLYELIDAAQRKEHQALLALDTLALFAAMEIASIQVLLNDYGVRGEVFIEGSVAERSYVVEKIEHHLGVKSHVLDRWSAAIGCAEMARDIANGAKKILGLEVKLRF; this is encoded by the coding sequence ATGATCTATGTCGGAGTGGACCATGGTACTACAGCAATGCGATTTGCGGCGTTATTCGAAGGAACACATGAACCTGCAAAACTGGAAATACTGCGTACTGATGCAGCTGTTCAGTCCGAGGAAGAGATCATAAATACCCTTGAGGAAAAATTTGGAGTAAGGAGAGAGGAGATCAGCCTTATTGCAGTTACCTATTCTATGGGCGATAGAATCACTGCCATTGAGGACATACGAAAAGTGGAGCACAGAGGCGTGCAAAGTATTGAGGGTGCTGGTCAAAAGACAGGAGGAGGCTCAAGAGTCTTTGATGCTATACAAAACTCTGGCATACCCGCAGTAGTAATCCCTGGCATCCATGAAGATAGTGCTACAGATCCCAGAATGAATATATTTTCCCATTCCACCAGCCCTGAAAAAATAGGTATTGCATATCATGCCTTTTGTAAAGGATTTCAGGATTTCGTACTCTCTGACATTAGTTCAAACACAGTGACCCTGGGAGTGGCAAAAGGTAGGATTATAGGAGCTATAGATGCTTGCATATTTGCTCCAGGACTGCGTCATGGACCTCTGGACGTGAGGGCTATTCGCGATGTAGACCTTGGCAAAAAGAGTGCCAATGAAGCATTCACAAATACCGGAGTGCTCAAAAGAGCAGGCTATGCTGACCTCTATGAGTTAATTGACGCTGCCCAGAGGAAAGAACATCAGGCCTTACTGGCACTTGATACCCTGGCACTGTTTGCTGCTATGGAAATAGCCAGCATACAGGTGTTATTGAATGATTATGGAGTACGCGGAGAGGTATTTATTGAAGGCTCAGTAGCTGAGAGATCTTACGTTGTTGAAAAGATAGAACATCATCTTGGTGTTAAGAGCCATGTACTTGACAGATGGAGTGCTGCCATTGGCTGTGCGGAAATGGCCAGAGATATTGCTAATGGTGCAAAGAAGATACTTGGTTTGGAAGTAAAGCTCAGATTTTGA
- a CDS encoding ribosome assembly factor SBDS yields the protein MVSLDESIIARLKKGKNHYEVFVEPDGALAFKKGDNVKIEDIIAVESIFSDAGQGEHAAESDLITIFGTVDALVVAKEIILHGELQLTKEQRKRILEEKTKRIISTIAQNAINPQTKAPHPPSRIEKAMEEAKVHIDPFKSVDEQVMIVMKAIRPIIPIRFEEVQIAVKVPGEYAPKSYGEISRFGTLVKEEWQRDGSWVGVVKMPAGMQNDFYGLVNHLTKGDAETKLL from the coding sequence ATGGTATCTCTTGATGAATCTATCATTGCAAGACTTAAGAAGGGCAAAAACCACTATGAGGTCTTTGTGGAACCAGATGGAGCACTGGCATTCAAAAAAGGAGATAATGTAAAAATAGAGGACATTATTGCAGTTGAATCTATTTTTTCTGATGCAGGCCAGGGAGAACATGCGGCTGAATCCGACCTTATCACTATTTTTGGCACAGTGGATGCGCTAGTAGTTGCAAAGGAGATTATCTTACACGGAGAACTACAGTTAACCAAAGAGCAAAGAAAGCGTATCCTTGAAGAGAAAACCAAACGTATAATCAGCACGATAGCACAGAATGCAATAAATCCACAGACTAAAGCCCCACATCCTCCTTCGAGAATAGAGAAGGCTATGGAAGAGGCAAAAGTGCATATAGATCCTTTTAAATCGGTAGATGAACAAGTAATGATCGTAATGAAGGCGATCCGCCCGATCATACCTATACGCTTTGAAGAAGTACAGATAGCGGTAAAGGTACCGGGAGAATATGCACCGAAGTCGTATGGGGAAATCTCAAGGTTTGGAACTTTGGTAAAGGAAGAATGGCAACGTGATGGCTCTTGGGTGGGTGTTGTAAAAATGCCGGCAGGAATGCAGAATGATTTTTACGGCCTTGTGAACCACCTCACCAAGGGTGATGCTGAAACTAAACTATTATAA
- a CDS encoding DUF2103 domain-containing protein, with translation MKEDIRHCYTVVQPHNKIGGSHTTIIGGRHGKKLVKLISQHTEVKKIVPSVITVRGKSNPCGLIIGKVLRPDERGNLRLLISQGTSSQELRIVTTVGDVQSGERIMNELNQILAEYNN, from the coding sequence ATGAAAGAGGACATCAGACACTGTTATACGGTAGTACAGCCCCATAATAAGATAGGGGGGTCCCATACAACAATAATTGGCGGCAGGCATGGTAAAAAACTTGTGAAACTTATAAGCCAACACACTGAAGTGAAAAAAATAGTGCCTTCCGTAATCACTGTAAGAGGAAAGAGCAATCCTTGTGGCCTCATAATTGGTAAAGTATTGCGTCCAGATGAGAGAGGCAATCTAAGATTGCTAATCTCCCAGGGTACATCTTCCCAAGAACTAAGGATCGTTACAACTGTAGGAGATGTGCAAAGCGGAGAACGCATAATGAATGAACTGAACCAAATACTAGCAGAATATAATAATTAA
- a CDS encoding DHH family phosphoesterase — translation MQVDEVEFYNRLLDFNKILYLCHRNADPDAVSSAYALAEALGGTVGLVDGCNKMATLLIDKLEIDVVDKPNPSEYDITLVVDTSTSSQLNDIKLEKYCVIDHHSTTALTEKAEFYLHRNATSTAEIVFDILKCMDAPIMRRTALGLLTGIVTDTGHFKHATAETFSNVAEIVMTSGVEYADVLEMMAATPQDISMRIAMLKCATRATIDRIDDWLVVCSHVNSFGGAASSMFLNIGADVAFIGTERDNTIRVSGRAKREAVNAGVNLGKIMEEISSRYEGTGGGHAGAAGIDVVADMNEVLNECKERVRLILENKPNPSVCESF, via the coding sequence ATGCAGGTTGATGAAGTCGAATTCTATAACCGCCTTCTGGACTTCAATAAGATATTATATTTATGCCACCGGAATGCCGATCCGGATGCAGTTAGCAGTGCTTATGCCCTTGCAGAAGCACTTGGTGGAACAGTCGGACTCGTAGATGGCTGTAACAAAATGGCAACTTTACTTATCGATAAACTGGAAATAGATGTCGTGGACAAGCCAAACCCTTCAGAATACGACATCACTCTGGTTGTTGATACATCCACAAGTTCTCAGCTTAATGATATTAAACTTGAGAAGTACTGTGTGATAGATCACCATTCTACCACAGCCTTAACAGAGAAAGCTGAATTCTACCTACATCGTAACGCTACATCCACAGCTGAAATCGTATTTGATATCCTCAAATGTATGGATGCCCCGATCATGCGGCGTACAGCACTTGGTCTGCTTACAGGAATAGTAACAGATACTGGACATTTTAAACATGCTACGGCTGAGACTTTCAGTAATGTTGCAGAAATAGTCATGACAAGTGGCGTAGAATATGCAGACGTGCTGGAAATGATGGCTGCAACCCCTCAAGATATATCTATGAGGATAGCAATGCTGAAATGTGCTACGAGAGCGACTATTGATAGGATAGACGATTGGCTGGTAGTATGCTCACATGTGAATTCCTTTGGCGGTGCAGCATCCTCTATGTTCCTTAACATTGGTGCAGATGTAGCTTTCATTGGCACTGAGAGAGACAATACGATCCGGGTAAGCGGGCGTGCCAAAAGAGAAGCAGTTAATGCAGGTGTTAACTTGGGAAAGATCATGGAAGAGATCAGTTCCAGATATGAAGGCACAGGGGGAGGCCACGCCGGAGCTGCTGGGATAGATGTAGTGGCAGACATGAATGAAGTTCTTAATGAATGTAAGGAACGCGTCAGGTTGATATTGGAAAATAAACCCAACCCATCCGTCTGTGAATCATTTTAA
- a CDS encoding 50S ribosomal protein L37ae: MAKKYSKKGRVTRSAGRFGVRYGRKDRKLVADLEEKMHMPHTCAKCARPSVRRIGTGIWQCRKCGYTFAGGTFLPQTPVGLTVARSVKKATEVLQ, translated from the coding sequence ATGGCAAAAAAATATTCAAAGAAAGGACGTGTGACCAGATCTGCAGGGAGATTTGGTGTGAGATATGGTAGGAAAGATCGCAAACTTGTTGCGGATCTTGAAGAAAAAATGCATATGCCCCACACCTGTGCAAAATGTGCTCGTCCGAGCGTAAGAAGAATAGGTACAGGCATCTGGCAGTGTAGAAAGTGCGGTTATACTTTTGCCGGTGGAACATTTTTGCCTCAGACACCTGTGGGTCTTACAGTTGCACGCTCCGTAAAGAAGGCAACAGAAGTCTTACAGTGA
- the rrp4 gene encoding exosome complex RNA-binding protein Rrp4: MDREIVVPGQLLSENTNESGSGTYVKEGKVYSLLYGVTNVKNRISVIPFSGKYIPSRKDFVIGTVFEITSSNWIFDIGSPYDGLLHVSEYPRRIESSMMREIFNIGDSAILRINDVDASMKIELTLREKGLRKIKGGRLIKVPPTKVPRVIGHNGSMVSMLKKETECEIFVGQNGRIWINGKDENMDKISEAIDMIIRESHTSGLTDKISQFLQVQKENEKDSGEEKVEDINTDLETVETAEPEDTEDAEKIDEISRKVDQLLDTEEN; this comes from the coding sequence ATGGATAGAGAAATTGTAGTTCCGGGTCAACTTCTTTCCGAGAATACGAATGAATCAGGCTCCGGAACCTATGTAAAGGAGGGAAAAGTGTACTCTCTTCTTTATGGAGTGACTAATGTAAAGAACAGGATATCAGTTATTCCTTTTTCAGGGAAATATATTCCTTCAAGAAAGGATTTTGTCATAGGCACTGTTTTTGAGATAACCTCTTCCAACTGGATTTTTGATATTGGCTCTCCTTATGATGGCTTGTTGCATGTGTCAGAATATCCCAGACGTATAGAGTCTTCCATGATGCGAGAGATATTTAACATAGGGGATTCTGCCATCCTTAGAATAAACGATGTTGATGCTTCCATGAAGATAGAACTTACCCTCAGAGAGAAAGGGTTAAGGAAGATTAAAGGCGGAAGGCTGATAAAAGTACCTCCCACAAAGGTTCCCCGCGTCATCGGTCACAATGGATCCATGGTCTCAATGTTGAAGAAGGAAACCGAATGTGAGATATTTGTCGGACAAAATGGAAGGATATGGATAAATGGCAAAGATGAAAATATGGATAAGATTTCAGAAGCTATAGATATGATCATCCGTGAATCCCATACATCCGGCTTGACAGACAAGATCAGTCAATTCCTGCAAGTTCAAAAAGAAAATGAGAAGGATAGTGGAGAAGAGAAAGTAGAAGATATTAATACCGATCTGGAAACTGTGGAAACTGCAGAGCCAGAAGATACTGAAGATGCAGAGAAAATAGACGAGATCAGCAGAAAGGTAGATCAGTTACTAGATACAGAGGAAAACTGA
- the rrp42 gene encoding exosome complex protein Rrp42 yields the protein MSSEVMSSLKKDYIYNLMLKGKREDGRSFDEYRNITIQTNVIDKAEGSAKVCIGDTQVLVGVKLQVGAPFPDSPDEGVIITNLEMNPIASPDFEAGPPKEDAIEMARVTDRGIRESGAIDLNKLCITEGEEVWIVFIDVHILNDDGNLQDASALGAIAALMTAKIPAEREGKGEDMMMPIRDIPVGVTVVDIGGELMLDPGLAEETVADSKLTIASNQNGSISAMQKTGEGMLTSEQLLKAVDLACAKAEEIREKYLLSI from the coding sequence ATGAGCAGTGAAGTAATGTCCTCACTGAAGAAGGACTACATCTACAACCTGATGCTCAAAGGAAAACGCGAAGATGGCCGTTCATTCGATGAGTATAGAAATATCACTATACAAACAAATGTGATCGACAAGGCAGAAGGATCTGCAAAAGTATGCATCGGAGATACCCAGGTTCTTGTAGGTGTAAAACTGCAGGTAGGAGCTCCATTCCCCGATTCACCGGATGAGGGAGTAATTATCACGAATCTGGAGATGAATCCAATTGCATCACCTGACTTTGAGGCTGGGCCTCCAAAAGAGGATGCAATTGAGATGGCAAGGGTCACAGACAGAGGAATCCGAGAATCAGGCGCAATTGATTTAAACAAGTTGTGTATTACGGAAGGAGAAGAAGTCTGGATCGTATTCATAGATGTGCATATACTAAATGATGATGGTAATCTTCAGGATGCCTCCGCCCTTGGTGCAATCGCTGCCCTCATGACTGCAAAGATTCCGGCAGAAAGAGAAGGCAAGGGAGAAGACATGATGATGCCAATAAGAGATATACCTGTAGGTGTTACAGTGGTGGACATCGGCGGGGAATTGATGCTCGATCCAGGACTCGCAGAAGAAACTGTAGCAGATTCAAAATTGACCATAGCATCTAACCAGAATGGTTCGATCTCTGCAATGCAGAAAACAGGAGAAGGCATGCTAACATCCGAGCAACTGTTGAAAGCAGTTGACCTGGCATGTGCTAAAGCTGAAGAGATCAGAGAAAAATACCTGCTGAGCATCTGA
- the psmA gene encoding archaeal proteasome endopeptidase complex subunit alpha, with product MQMTPQMGYDRAITVFSPDGRLFQVEYAREAVKRGTTAAGIKAKDGVVLLVDKRITSRLIEAESIEKIFQIDSHIGVATSGLVADARSLVDRARVEAQINKVSYDENIGVEVLAKKICDHKQYYTQFGGVRPYGTALLIAGVDDTRPRLFETDPSGALLEYKATAIGAGRTIFMEVFEAEYRGDLSIDEAISLGMTALYKSTEGKLDASTLEVGVVTMQDRSFRKLAEEEVQQYVSKALEEQKKEVKENTEPTSDNEAAGE from the coding sequence ATGCAAATGACACCACAGATGGGTTATGATCGTGCCATCACAGTATTTAGTCCAGATGGAAGGCTCTTTCAAGTGGAATATGCTAGAGAAGCCGTGAAAAGAGGAACAACTGCTGCAGGTATCAAAGCAAAGGATGGCGTTGTACTTCTTGTGGATAAAAGAATTACCAGCAGACTTATAGAAGCTGAATCCATAGAAAAAATATTCCAGATAGATAGCCATATTGGCGTTGCTACATCTGGATTAGTGGCTGATGCACGTTCACTTGTTGACAGAGCAAGAGTTGAAGCGCAAATCAACAAAGTGTCCTATGATGAAAATATAGGTGTTGAAGTGCTTGCGAAGAAAATTTGCGACCACAAACAGTATTATACACAGTTTGGTGGAGTCAGACCCTATGGTACTGCACTTCTTATAGCAGGAGTAGATGATACCAGGCCCAGATTATTTGAAACCGACCCAAGTGGAGCCTTGCTGGAATATAAAGCCACAGCAATCGGTGCCGGAAGAACCATTTTTATGGAAGTGTTCGAAGCTGAGTATCGCGGAGATCTGAGCATAGATGAAGCTATAAGTTTAGGAATGACCGCCCTATACAAATCCACCGAAGGAAAGCTGGATGCTTCAACACTTGAAGTAGGGGTAGTTACAATGCAGGATCGCTCATTCCGCAAGCTTGCAGAAGAAGAGGTACAGCAATACGTATCAAAGGCCCTTGAAGAACAAAAGAAGGAAGTAAAAGAAAATACAGAACCTACTTCTGATAATGAAGCTGCAGGCGAGTAA
- a CDS encoding Rpp14/Pop5 family protein → MKTLPSSLRERKRYLAIEIITEYDVSREELLREIFAAIGSLLGDIGSSECGLRLLDYDKQKGVLRCSHMMAEKSRAALATITSIEGQRAIVHVLGISGTVRGATQKYIQCAAISETEHINI, encoded by the coding sequence TTGAAAACACTTCCTTCTAGCCTGAGAGAAAGGAAACGTTATCTTGCAATAGAGATAATTACAGAATACGATGTGTCAAGAGAAGAACTTTTACGTGAGATATTTGCAGCCATTGGGTCACTTCTTGGTGACATAGGTTCTAGTGAGTGCGGGCTAAGATTGCTAGATTATGATAAACAGAAAGGCGTACTTCGTTGTTCTCATATGATGGCCGAAAAATCTCGTGCAGCACTTGCCACAATAACCAGTATTGAGGGACAAAGAGCAATAGTGCATGTGCTTGGCATATCAGGAACTGTGAGAGGCGCGACACAAAAGTATATACAGTGTGCAGCCATATCAGAAACCGAGCATATTAATATATAA